A window from bacterium BMS3Abin08 encodes these proteins:
- a CDS encoding antitoxin VapB32 — MRTTLNIEDELLDKASRLTGIKEKTSLVKLGLEALISMESSKRLAKLGGTEKKFKMIPRRRTANR, encoded by the coding sequence ATGAGAACAACACTGAACATAGAAGATGAATTACTTGACAAGGCATCAAGATTGACCGGTATTAAGGAAAAGACATCCTTAGTTAAGCTTGGGTTGGAAGCCTTGATTTCCATGGAAAGCAGTAAAAGACTTGCCAAATTGGGGGGAACTGAAAAGAAATTTAAAATGATACCTCGCAGAAGAACTGCAAACAGATAA
- a CDS encoding ribonuclease VapC32, with the protein MVLVDTSVWVSHLREGNAELGRLLNDGDVLCHPFIVGELACGNLKNRSEILSLFQALPMAIEAEHGEVMQFIENYRLMGKGLGYIDVHLLASALMTEVPIWTLDKKLEEVSIKLCIAFHNK; encoded by the coding sequence ATGGTTCTTGTTGACACTTCAGTGTGGGTGTCCCACTTGCGGGAGGGAAATGCTGAGCTTGGAAGATTATTGAATGATGGTGATGTTCTTTGCCATCCTTTTATTGTTGGCGAACTCGCCTGTGGGAATCTCAAGAATAGATCTGAGATACTTTCTCTCTTTCAAGCGCTCCCTATGGCGATTGAGGCAGAACATGGAGAAGTTATGCAGTTCATAGAGAATTATCGGCTTATGGGCAAGGGGTTAGGTTACATCGATGTGCATTTGCTTGCATCGGCTCTAATGACAGAAGTTCCGATCTGGACACTCGATAAAAAATTGGAGGAGGTTTCTATAAAGTTGTGCATAGCTTTTCACAATAAATAG
- a CDS encoding YcfA-like protein translates to MGRYEKLVLQILSGTSDANIKFDDLCNLLKRLGFQMRVRGSHHIFRKEGIVEKINLQREGDKAKPYHWR, encoded by the coding sequence ATGGGCAGATACGAAAAACTGGTCTTACAGATTTTAAGTGGCACATCGGATGCCAATATTAAGTTTGATGATTTGTGTAATTTGCTAAAGAGATTAGGGTTTCAAATGAGAGTTAGGGGCAGCCATCACATATTCAGAAAGGAAGGTATAGTAGAAAAGATTAATCTTCAACGAGAAGGGGACAAGGCAAAGCCTTATCATTGGAGGTAA
- the comEA_2 gene encoding comE operon protein 1 yields MNSLMKLLIKSLFLTSILMFAGIALSHAAGLQKFSNARLINDPANDGDSFLVEADGKTHRVRLYFVDCPETSTSSKSDARRVREQTRYFGLSNPARVIHFGNKAKTFVEGRLARPFTVHTAFANAMGRSSGGRIYAFITTSDGNDLAALLVKEGLARTRGTGRKTPDGILRDEMIKRLRDIEISAMLKRTGIWSESDPDRIAELRAKERSEEGELQEIQNQVKKANSPKGLLDLNTATEKELQSVKGIGPVFAARIIAGRPYKAVGDLLKVKGIGRKKLEKIRAYFTVGK; encoded by the coding sequence ATGAATAGCCTGATGAAATTACTCATCAAATCTCTATTCCTTACATCGATATTGATGTTTGCAGGAATTGCCCTGTCACATGCTGCCGGGTTGCAGAAGTTCTCTAACGCAAGATTGATAAATGATCCGGCAAATGATGGAGATAGCTTCCTTGTGGAGGCAGACGGGAAAACCCACCGTGTGAGACTCTACTTTGTCGACTGTCCTGAAACGTCAACGAGTTCTAAAAGCGATGCACGACGGGTAAGAGAACAAACACGCTATTTCGGATTGTCCAACCCGGCGCGTGTCATTCATTTCGGTAACAAAGCAAAAACTTTTGTTGAAGGCAGACTTGCCAGGCCTTTTACTGTTCACACAGCCTTTGCAAATGCGATGGGAAGGTCATCCGGAGGGCGGATATATGCATTTATCACTACATCGGATGGAAATGATTTGGCAGCTCTACTTGTTAAAGAAGGGTTAGCCCGCACACGTGGTACAGGCAGAAAAACGCCTGACGGTATACTTCGCGATGAAATGATTAAAAGGCTTAGAGATATAGAGATTTCGGCAATGTTGAAACGCACCGGCATTTGGTCAGAGAGTGATCCTGATCGAATCGCTGAACTTCGTGCCAAAGAACGCAGCGAAGAGGGGGAATTGCAGGAAATACAAAATCAAGTTAAGAAAGCTAACTCCCCGAAAGGGTTGCTTGACTTAAACACTGCAACTGAAAAAGAGCTTCAGTCCGTCAAAGGAATCGGCCCTGTTTTTGCGGCAAGAATTATTGCCGGACGCCCCTATAAAGCCGTAGGTGACCTACTCAAAGTAAAAGGAATTGGCCGCAAAAAACTTGAGAAGATTCGAGCTTATTTTACAGTAGGCAAATAA
- the ydaG gene encoding general stress protein 26 — MNKNEILGLLNANPVFHLATVEGNKPHVRGMLLYKADEDGMIFHTGKMKDLHRQLTENPHVEMCFNNGNFEDLIQVRVSGTVELIEDLELKKEIVQKREFLQRWVEQVGYEPLAVYRMRKCVATVWSMETNFAPKEFVEL; from the coding sequence ATGAACAAAAATGAAATATTAGGCTTACTTAATGCCAATCCGGTATTTCACCTGGCAACTGTAGAGGGGAATAAGCCACATGTCCGTGGTATGCTCCTGTACAAAGCAGATGAAGATGGGATGATATTCCATACCGGAAAGATGAAAGACCTCCACAGACAATTAACTGAAAATCCACACGTAGAGATGTGCTTTAACAATGGTAATTTTGAAGATCTTATTCAGGTAAGGGTCAGTGGCACTGTCGAGCTTATAGAAGACCTTGAGTTAAAGAAGGAGATAGTACAAAAACGTGAATTCCTGCAACGATGGGTAGAGCAGGTGGGGTATGAACCTTTAGCTGTTTACCGGATGAGGAAGTGCGTGGCAACAGTCTGGTCAATGGAGACCAATTTTGCACCGAAAGAGTTTGTAGAGCTATAA
- a CDS encoding virulence protein — translation MCNRKMNIVNIDHIVLTVRDINKTIKFYESVLGMVSESFGRGRIALKFGTQKINLHEFGNELEPKASQPTPGSGDLCFITDRNLDEAINHVKSCGVKIIEGPVIRTEANGKIISFYIRDPDGNLIEVASYEEST, via the coding sequence ATGTGCAACAGAAAAATGAACATTGTCAATATCGACCATATCGTGTTAACAGTAAGGGATATCAATAAAACAATAAAGTTTTATGAATCCGTCCTGGGCATGGTTTCGGAAAGCTTCGGTAGAGGAAGAATCGCCCTCAAATTTGGCACACAAAAAATAAATCTTCATGAATTCGGTAACGAATTAGAGCCAAAAGCAAGTCAGCCAACGCCCGGCTCAGGAGATCTGTGTTTCATTACTGATAGAAATTTGGATGAAGCTATAAATCATGTAAAAAGTTGCGGTGTAAAGATCATCGAGGGTCCTGTAATAAGAACAGAGGCAAATGGCAAAATTATTTCATTCTATATCAGAGACCCGGACGGAAATTTAATTGAAGTAGCAAGCTATGAAGAAAGCACATAG
- the nhaA_2 gene encoding Na(+)/H(+) antiporter NhaA, with amino-acid sequence MKIIEEFIKKESASGILLIFATVLALVLSNTAMSAWYESFLHIPVEIRVGTLHLDKSLYHWVNDGLMAIFFLLIGLEVKREILEGHLSSLRQIALPGIAAVGGMVVPAVIYLIFNQNNPIAVKGWAIATATDIAFALGILSLLGNRVAISLKLFLMALAIIDDLAAIVIIAVFYTANLSTLSVAVAVISLAVLITLNILGISKKAAYFIVGTILWVSVLKSGIHATLAGVALAFTIPLNAKDENNKPVSPAKQIEHDLHFWVAFFILPLFAFVNAGVDVRQISFSQMFGPVPTGIILGLFVGKQLGVFGFSWLAIKLKLSELPKGSNWMQFYGVSVLTGIGFTMSLFIGSLAFEDAGIFQYTDKLAILVGSFISGIVGYLVLKIGKNT; translated from the coding sequence ATGAAAATAATCGAGGAATTCATTAAGAAAGAATCGGCAAGTGGGATATTGTTGATATTTGCGACTGTTTTGGCCCTGGTATTAAGCAATACAGCGATGTCGGCATGGTATGAGTCATTTTTGCATATCCCTGTAGAAATCCGTGTTGGTACATTACATCTGGATAAATCACTTTATCATTGGGTAAATGATGGTCTGATGGCTATTTTCTTTTTGTTGATCGGCCTGGAAGTGAAGAGGGAAATACTGGAAGGTCATTTATCATCTTTAAGACAAATTGCATTACCTGGAATCGCTGCTGTCGGTGGAATGGTTGTTCCAGCGGTAATCTACTTAATATTCAACCAAAACAATCCAATCGCTGTTAAAGGGTGGGCAATAGCAACCGCTACGGACATTGCTTTTGCATTAGGCATTCTCTCTCTGTTAGGTAATCGAGTTGCAATTTCACTTAAACTATTTTTAATGGCATTAGCAATTATCGATGATTTAGCGGCAATTGTAATTATTGCCGTATTTTATACGGCCAATCTATCCACGTTATCCGTTGCTGTTGCAGTAATTTCTTTAGCAGTCTTAATCACTCTAAATATACTTGGCATCTCGAAAAAAGCAGCTTACTTCATTGTTGGCACAATATTATGGGTTAGCGTCCTTAAATCGGGTATCCATGCAACATTGGCAGGTGTGGCATTAGCATTTACTATTCCACTGAACGCAAAAGATGAAAACAACAAACCTGTTTCACCTGCAAAACAGATAGAGCATGATCTTCATTTTTGGGTAGCATTTTTCATTCTGCCTCTGTTTGCCTTTGTTAATGCGGGAGTAGATGTCAGGCAGATATCTTTTAGCCAAATGTTTGGACCGGTACCCACAGGTATCATTCTTGGATTATTTGTTGGTAAGCAACTTGGAGTTTTCGGTTTCAGTTGGCTCGCAATAAAGCTCAAACTATCAGAACTTCCAAAAGGCAGTAATTGGATGCAATTCTATGGTGTATCAGTATTAACAGGCATTGGGTTTACCATGAGTTTATTTATCGGCTCATTAGCATTTGAAGATGCCGGCATTTTTCAATATACGGATAAACTGGCAATACTTGTAGGGTCATTCATCTCAGGAATTGTCGGTTATTTAGTGCTGAAAATAGGTAAAAACACATAA
- the ybiR gene encoding inner membrane protein YbiR, giving the protein MKHILASSLENAGHIFIFSALSSQIISNVPAALLISKFTTQWEGLLWGTNVGGFGSLVGSLANLIAYKFYISQENTNNQVASFTIKFVILGYIAFFIGIGLYFGMQKI; this is encoded by the coding sequence ATGAAACACATACTTGCATCAAGCCTTGAAAATGCCGGACATATCTTTATATTTTCCGCCCTGTCGAGCCAGATTATTAGTAATGTTCCGGCAGCCCTGCTAATTTCCAAATTCACAACTCAGTGGGAAGGATTGCTTTGGGGCACTAATGTTGGCGGATTCGGAAGCCTTGTGGGGTCATTGGCCAATTTGATTGCCTACAAATTCTATATATCACAAGAAAATACAAACAATCAGGTAGCGTCGTTTACAATAAAGTTCGTTATTCTTGGTTACATTGCTTTTTTTATTGGAATTGGGTTGTATTTTGGTATGCAGAAGATATAG
- the smrA gene encoding putative DNA endonuclease SmrA, with amino-acid sequence MSTFSHRPFDGLKGLLKDEHTASVKEHVPCKDTKGIADDSELFREAMSGVREIKAYRELPCRPPQHHAIKDRHDPEREAENILNEIISGKRAIPLQDTTEYVEWVNPSYRKELPRLLHEGRFSVQDFIDLHGYGVDEANDALGLFLKESMTNRKNCVKIIHGRGLRSREGPVLKSAVTRWLMKEFRKHVIAYVTARACDGGLGAIYVLLR; translated from the coding sequence ATGTCCACATTCAGTCACAGGCCGTTTGATGGATTAAAGGGGCTCCTCAAGGATGAGCATACGGCCTCTGTCAAGGAGCATGTTCCCTGTAAGGATACGAAGGGGATTGCTGATGATAGCGAGTTGTTCCGTGAGGCTATGTCGGGGGTACGGGAGATAAAGGCCTATAGGGAATTACCATGCCGTCCACCACAGCATCATGCCATAAAAGACCGGCACGACCCCGAAAGAGAGGCGGAAAACATACTGAACGAAATCATCTCCGGAAAGAGAGCCATCCCGCTGCAGGACACAACGGAGTATGTTGAGTGGGTAAACCCTTCATATCGGAAGGAACTGCCAAGACTGCTCCATGAGGGGAGGTTTTCCGTCCAGGATTTTATCGACCTCCATGGTTACGGGGTTGATGAGGCAAATGATGCACTGGGGCTGTTTCTTAAGGAATCGATGACAAACAGAAAAAACTGCGTAAAGATCATCCACGGGAGGGGGTTGCGTTCCAGGGAAGGACCGGTTCTGAAAAGCGCGGTAACCCGGTGGCTCATGAAGGAATTCAGAAAACATGTAATTGCCTATGTAACGGCAAGGGCCTGCGACGGAGGGCTGGGGGCTATTTATGTCCTCCTCAGATAA
- a CDS encoding inosine 5'-monophosphate dehydrogenase, with protein MKAKDIMEPITSYLSPDNTLKETVNRMRVTSRGENKVGVKGLLVLDKEKNLVGIVSIKDILKAIIPSYMSLMELGDFTWDGMLEEMAKKVADKKVSEIMTREVISVPDDAPLMECANLMVSKNLQRIPVVNNEQKIVGIIYVRDLYYAIVKALLDKEN; from the coding sequence GTGAAGGCAAAAGACATAATGGAGCCAATTACAAGCTATTTATCCCCGGATAACACCCTTAAAGAAACGGTTAACAGGATGAGGGTAACAAGCAGGGGAGAAAATAAGGTAGGGGTAAAAGGGTTGTTGGTACTTGATAAAGAAAAGAACCTTGTGGGGATTGTCTCAATTAAGGATATCCTCAAGGCGATCATACCATCCTATATGTCATTGATGGAACTTGGTGATTTTACCTGGGACGGTATGCTTGAGGAGATGGCAAAGAAGGTTGCCGACAAAAAGGTTTCAGAGATTATGACAAGGGAAGTGATATCAGTGCCTGATGATGCTCCCCTTATGGAGTGTGCAAACCTGATGGTAAGTAAGAATCTCCAGAGGATCCCCGTTGTTAATAATGAACAGAAGATAGTCGGTATAATTTATGTGCGTGACCTGTACTATGCAATTGTAAAAGCATTGCTCGATAAGGAGAACTGA
- the arsB_1 gene encoding arsenical pump membrane protein, which yields MAQEVVETTQQFVMNSTFWTATIIFLLSYIIIVSEKIHKTIVALVGASLMIVLKILQQREAFHLEEFGIDWNVIFLLISMMIIINLMRPTGFFEYIAIKSAKLGRGEPFRIMVIFAVVTAVLSAILDNVTTVLLLAPVTLLIADALEVDPIPFLIAEAMASNIGGTATLIGDPPNIMIASKAKLDFMDFIYNLTPVIIVIMVVFLLVLKLIFGRKLHVKPELKQRVLEMNEREAIKDPVMLKKSLFVLLIVVLGFVFHGMFNYEPATVALFGAALLLLLSGTHDPHRYLAEVEWPTIFFFMGLFIIIGGVVKVGLIKWMSLEVLAITHGNMLATSMLLMWFSAFASAFVDNIPYVATMNPLIIDMAHQLWPQLQGLKLLHNPDLMPIWWSLALGACLGGNGTAIGASANVIIVGMSERAGKKISFIKFLAYGIPIMILTVFISMIYVWLRYYVLKI from the coding sequence ATGGCTCAAGAGGTTGTTGAAACAACACAACAGTTTGTAATGAATTCCACATTCTGGACCGCCACCATCATCTTTCTGCTTTCATACATAATCATCGTATCAGAGAAGATACACAAGACCATCGTGGCCCTCGTAGGTGCATCACTCATGATAGTTCTGAAGATACTCCAGCAGCGTGAGGCGTTTCATCTTGAAGAGTTTGGAATTGACTGGAATGTGATATTCCTTTTGATCTCGATGATGATCATAATAAATCTCATGCGGCCTACCGGGTTCTTTGAATACATAGCGATTAAGAGTGCCAAATTGGGGCGGGGAGAGCCCTTCAGGATCATGGTTATTTTTGCTGTTGTCACGGCTGTGCTCAGTGCCATTCTTGATAATGTTACTACAGTCCTCCTCCTTGCCCCGGTCACACTGCTTATTGCCGATGCCCTCGAGGTCGATCCCATACCGTTTCTTATAGCCGAAGCAATGGCATCCAACATAGGCGGAACGGCAACTCTTATCGGCGACCCTCCCAATATCATGATAGCATCTAAGGCAAAGCTCGACTTTATGGACTTTATTTACAACCTTACCCCGGTAATTATTGTCATTATGGTAGTGTTTCTCCTTGTATTGAAGCTGATATTCGGCAGAAAACTCCACGTAAAGCCTGAGCTGAAACAGAGGGTGCTCGAAATGAATGAACGGGAGGCCATAAAAGACCCCGTTATGCTGAAGAAGTCTCTCTTTGTACTTCTTATTGTTGTACTGGGTTTTGTCTTCCATGGCATGTTCAACTACGAACCTGCCACGGTTGCCCTTTTCGGAGCGGCATTGCTCCTTCTGCTGTCAGGCACCCATGATCCTCACCGCTACCTTGCAGAGGTTGAATGGCCGACGATCTTCTTCTTCATGGGACTGTTTATTATCATTGGAGGCGTGGTAAAGGTTGGCTTGATTAAATGGATGTCGCTGGAAGTGCTCGCCATAACGCACGGGAATATGTTGGCAACCAGTATGCTTTTGATGTGGTTTTCCGCCTTTGCCTCGGCATTTGTGGACAACATCCCCTATGTGGCTACAATGAACCCTCTGATTATTGATATGGCGCACCAGCTATGGCCACAGCTTCAAGGCTTGAAGCTCCTGCATAACCCTGATTTAATGCCCATCTGGTGGTCCCTTGCCCTCGGTGCATGCCTTGGTGGAAACGGGACAGCAATCGGCGCATCGGCAAACGTGATTATCGTAGGAATGTCGGAGAGGGCAGGGAAGAAAATATCCTTTATTAAATTTCTTGCCTATGGTATTCCAATAATGATATTGACCGTCTTTATTTCGATGATTTATGTATGGTTGAGATATTACGTGCTGAAGATCTGA
- the arsB_2 gene encoding arsenical pump membrane protein, giving the protein MTHEAVTASQPFVINTTFWTATAIFIIAYALIVSEKIHKTVVAIVGASLMLVLKILQQREAFHVEEFGIDWNVIFLLISMMIIINLMRPTGFFEYIAIKSAKLGRGEPFRIMVIFAVVTAVLSAFLDNVTTVLLLAPVTLLIANALEVDAIPFLIAEALASNIGGTATLIGDPPNIMIASKAKLDFMDFIYNLTPAIIIIMVAFLFVLKLIFGKKLQVRPELKQRVMEMNEREAIKDPLMLKKSLFVLGMVLIGFVFHGKFNYQPATVALFGAGLLLLLSGTKEPHHVLAEVEWPTIFFFMGLFIIIGGVVKVGLIKWMSLKVLAITHDNMFATNMLIMWFSAFASAFVDNIPYVATMNPLLIDMAKVIWPHLQGTDLLHNPELMPLWWSLSLGACLGGNGTAIGASANVIVVGMAERAGKKISFLKFMAYGMPVMILTVLIATIYVWLRYYVLKI; this is encoded by the coding sequence ATGACGCACGAGGCAGTTACCGCATCCCAGCCCTTTGTGATTAATACAACCTTCTGGACAGCCACGGCTATATTTATAATTGCCTATGCATTAATAGTATCCGAGAAGATACACAAAACAGTTGTTGCCATCGTTGGGGCATCCCTGATGCTTGTGCTGAAGATACTCCAGCAGCGTGAGGCATTTCATGTTGAAGAATTCGGCATTGACTGGAATGTGATATTCCTTTTGATCTCGATGATGATCATAATAAATCTCATGCGTCCCACAGGATTCTTTGAATACATAGCGATTAAGAGCGCCAAATTGGGACGGGGAGAGCCCTTCAGGATCATGGTTATTTTTGCTGTTGTCACGGCTGTGCTCAGTGCCTTCCTTGATAATGTTACTACTGTTCTCCTTCTTGCCCCTGTTACACTCCTGATTGCCAATGCCCTTGAGGTTGACGCCATACCCTTTCTTATCGCCGAGGCACTTGCCTCAAACATCGGCGGTACTGCGACACTTATTGGTGACCCGCCAAACATCATGATCGCCTCCAAGGCAAAGCTTGACTTTATGGACTTTATTTACAACCTGACACCGGCAATTATTATTATAATGGTTGCCTTTCTGTTTGTTCTGAAACTGATATTTGGTAAGAAACTCCAGGTCAGGCCGGAATTGAAACAGAGGGTTATGGAGATGAATGAAAGGGAGGCTATAAAGGATCCCCTGATGCTGAAAAAGTCTCTCTTTGTACTCGGGATGGTACTTATTGGGTTTGTCTTTCATGGAAAGTTCAACTATCAACCGGCAACTGTGGCCCTGTTTGGAGCGGGACTGCTGCTGCTGCTTTCAGGCACTAAAGAGCCGCACCATGTCCTTGCCGAGGTGGAATGGCCGACAATATTCTTCTTTATGGGACTCTTTATTATCATAGGTGGGGTTGTGAAGGTCGGATTGATAAAGTGGATGTCCCTGAAGGTCCTTGCCATTACCCACGATAACATGTTTGCAACGAACATGCTCATTATGTGGTTTTCCGCCTTTGCCTCGGCTTTTGTAGATAATATTCCCTATGTTGCGACAATGAATCCATTACTCATCGACATGGCTAAAGTAATCTGGCCGCACCTGCAGGGTACAGACCTCCTCCATAATCCGGAACTCATGCCCCTCTGGTGGTCTCTCTCTCTTGGCGCATGTCTTGGTGGTAATGGAACGGCCATCGGGGCATCTGCAAATGTAATCGTGGTTGGCATGGCCGAGAGGGCAGGGAAGAAGATATCCTTTTTGAAATTTATGGCGTATGGAATGCCTGTCATGATACTAACGGTGCTTATAGCTACGATTTATGTCTGGCTGAGGTACTATGTTCTTAAGATATAG
- a CDS encoding sulfite exporter TauE/SafE, translating to MSRNWRVLLAVIFVIAGTFLSSSTGFCGEAAEAATKGSSLAWWMWPIILFFFTFFLGILAVVAGVGGGVLFVPIVSSFFPFNLDFVRGAGLLVALSGALSAGPGLLRRGLANLRLALPMALIASTCSIFGAMVGLALPTNVVQIALGATIIGIVIIMATAKRSDFPEVEKPDALSSALRIAGIYYEESQGKEINWQIHRTPLGLALFILIGFMAGMFGLGAGWANVPVLNLLLGAPLKISVATSVFLLSITDTAAAWVYVNKGAVLPLIAVPSVAGMMLGTRIGVKILAKAKPKAVKWIVVSILFLAGFRALLKGLGI from the coding sequence ATGTCACGGAATTGGCGGGTTCTATTAGCGGTAATTTTTGTAATCGCCGGAACATTCCTCTCAAGCTCTACCGGTTTCTGTGGGGAGGCTGCAGAGGCTGCTACAAAGGGCTCTTCACTTGCCTGGTGGATGTGGCCGATCATACTCTTTTTCTTCACCTTCTTCCTGGGCATTCTCGCCGTGGTGGCAGGAGTTGGAGGGGGGGTGCTTTTTGTTCCGATTGTCAGCAGCTTTTTCCCCTTTAACCTTGATTTTGTCAGGGGTGCAGGGTTGCTTGTTGCGCTGTCCGGTGCACTCTCCGCCGGCCCCGGGCTTCTAAGGAGGGGGCTTGCAAACCTGCGATTGGCCCTCCCGATGGCCCTGATCGCCTCCACCTGTTCCATATTTGGCGCCATGGTAGGTCTGGCCTTGCCCACCAACGTGGTACAGATAGCCCTTGGTGCAACAATAATCGGCATAGTAATCATAATGGCGACTGCCAAGCGGTCAGACTTTCCGGAGGTGGAAAAACCGGATGCACTCTCTTCGGCACTGAGGATAGCCGGCATCTACTATGAGGAATCGCAGGGGAAGGAGATAAACTGGCAGATCCACAGGACACCTTTAGGGCTTGCTCTCTTTATCCTGATTGGATTTATGGCCGGTATGTTCGGCCTCGGTGCAGGGTGGGCTAATGTTCCTGTACTCAACCTGCTGCTCGGTGCCCCGCTCAAAATTTCCGTGGCAACGAGCGTATTTCTGCTTTCCATTACCGATACGGCAGCGGCCTGGGTTTATGTGAACAAAGGAGCAGTGCTTCCACTGATTGCTGTTCCATCCGTTGCCGGGATGATGCTTGGAACGAGGATCGGTGTTAAGATACTGGCTAAGGCCAAGCCCAAGGCAGTGAAATGGATAGTTGTAAGCATTCTCTTTCTTGCCGGGTTCAGGGCATTATTAAAAGGATTAGGGATATGA